The genome window TTGGGGAAAGGGAAACACGAAAGAAACTAGAGAAACATTTGAACGAACACAAGAGGCCGAGAAAGCTGCATTCGGGATAGTGGTTAACAGCTTTGACGCGTTAGAGCCGAAGTATGTTGAAGAGTTTGCAAAGGCAACAGGTAAAAAAGTATGGTGTATAGGACCTGTTTCTCTATGCAACAAAAGCCTTGAAGATATAGCCGAGAGAGGAAACAAGGCTGCAAACGGCGAGCATGATTGCTTGAAATGGTTGGATTCGAGGGAGCCACGGTCTGTGGTCTATGTTTGCTTCGGAAGTTTCTCTAGTACATTGACGCACCAAGCCATTGAGCTTGCACTGGGACTAGAGTCATCCAACATACCATTTGTTTGGTTTGTTAGCCGAACAAGTGACGAATTCGAGAAATGGACTTCAGAAGGACAATATGAAGAAAGGATAAAAGGTAGAGGCTTAATGGTCCGCGGTTGGGCACCACAAATCTTGGTATTGTCGCACCAAGCTATTGGTGGTTTTATAACACATTGTGGATGGAACTCAACTCTAGAAGCTATTTGTGCCGGGATCCCAATGGTTACATGGCCACATTTCGCAGATCAATTTCTAAATGAAAGATTCATTGTAAATGTATTGAAGATTGGATTAAAAATTGGCGTGGAGGTTCCTATTACGTATCGAGGGAAAGAAAAGTTTGAAGTGATGGTGAAGAGGGAAGCCATCAAATTAGCTGTGGAAGGTTTGAtgaatgatgaagatgaagatgaagcaCAAACAAGAAGAAATAGAGCTAAGGAGGTTGCACAAATGGCGAAGAAAGCAATGGAGGATGAAGGTTCATCTCACCTCAACTTGACAATGATGATTGCAGCTATAACTGAAGAACTAGCTCTGAAGAATAAGTCAATTAAAGATATTGTGTAGAGATTGTAACTTGCTGATCACCAAGCAAGTTTCCTTCAAGCCGGAACATCCAAACACTTCACTGCAGTTCCTCTTTATTTTGTTAGATTATGCTTTAGATAAATTGTGTTCATGTCATGTCTCCAATGAAAAAACCTCCTAGAGATGGGACTTGAACACCAAGTGTCAAAATTAAAAGACATTGGCTTTGTTATTAATCCATAGGGTATGGTGAGGTTAGTCCCCAAAGAGACCACCCGTCACGTAGGCGCCACCTCACCAAGGGTGGAGGACCATCCCCTTGGGGACTACCCAAGGGTTTGGAAGACTACCCAACCCTACAATAAAAatcaatataatataatatataataaaggGGGAGAGAGAGAAGTCAGAGGGGCCCCACCACATTGGCTCGTCTCCAACGTCTTGGAGAGGGCGGCAGCGACACGACGGAGCAACCGGAGGCGGTGTGCGACGACCCGGTACGGAGGCGAccggggggtggggtgggggggggtgggAGACGAGGCCCATACCAGGCGGTCTTATACATATGCATATGATAAGATTTTGTTGGCCTTAATTGTTTGACCAACCTTGATACACATGAAGAATTAAGTGTTAAATTTTTAAGGGTAGTTTCGTGTCACTTATGTATTTGTTAAGAGTGGAAGGATTAGTTTGAATTAATTCACCAAAATATTGTTGGATAATCTTGACGGGTCCGGTTCAGGTCAAGACGGGTCAATTAGAATGTGATTGTTAAATCTGATTTGGTCAAGTGTTTGACTGAGTGACTTGATGAAAACGTGAGAATAGTAATTGGAATATTATGAGGAGAGCATGGGAGTGAAGCAACGAGTTTCTTGGAGTTAGTTTCTTTATTTAAGAATTATTTTCAATTAATTGTAGATCATCCTTTTGAAATCAATATACAGAAAGTTATGAGTTTTCTTTGAGTGTTCTTGGGCCTGAACCAACAAATATATTGTTATTGATGTGGGGTTACATACGGTGGTTTATATATACCACCACATTACACTTTTGAGTCTATATATAACTCTATTACGTATTGGTCTATAAATTAGAAAGGCTCTCACTATTTGCACATCAAGGCAGGCTATCTGCACAATTAGGGTTTACATACGTTGCGTATTGGTCagtacgcagcgtatagggttacctaaatacgctgcgtattggtcaatacgcagcgtatataagtgGTAGGTACACGACCAGACAGTCAAACCTAGTACCATGTCAAATCAGTCTAACATAgggtgcgtattgatcaatacgcaccGTATTGACAGACTGATTTGACCTGATACGATGTTGTCCAGGGCACGTGAATAAAGTAATACGGTGAGTAGagaccaatacgctgcgtattgacatGTCAGATGAAAGTCTATTTATCCCTCCATTCATATCTGTTACCCATCACCCGACAATTCAATATACTTtgctttccttttcatcttcttcttcagtaAAGAATTGTTAGTTTTGGTTCAATcttgttaaaatgtcatcattttggaaggataattatttcggtaatcgctattctaacgacacatggggatcatgtcacaccccaaccgatggcggaatcatcggggcgcggcactgagcgaatcagattgtccagaagtttccacaacaactattatacaaattcagtttaaatgatacgtcccataccgtatcccaaataaataacaagttatcatagaagcaACTAAACAATTaacactgttccgacaactcagatttaattattacaaaccaaataaaATATTGTTTGATGTTTCTAAGACCCCTATTTGTGGACCCCTCTGGCTACAAATGCCAGtggcaagatctacagacaactatggcCCCGGATCAGGTTCGTGGACAGAGGCCATGGGTTGtgggctcctagaagct of Helianthus annuus cultivar XRQ/B chromosome 1, HanXRQr2.0-SUNRISE, whole genome shotgun sequence contains these proteins:
- the LOC110881789 gene encoding UDP-glycosyltransferase 73E1, with product MASPPTNLHFVLFPWPAQGHLIPMVDIARMLAERDVMVTVITTPVNTNRIKTVIDRAIEANLKIQVLDIQLPFAKAGLPEGCESFDMIPSVSYVANMFLAMKLLEEPAEEMLRVLYPPPSCIISDGGFHWTSDVAKRLIVPRIIFYGPGCFASLCINIVNNTNILGDFKSDLEYFALPGLPDCIEVTKPQASSWGKGNTKETRETFERTQEAEKAAFGIVVNSFDALEPKYVEEFAKATGKKVWCIGPVSLCNKSLEDIAERGNKAANGEHDCLKWLDSREPRSVVYVCFGSFSSTLTHQAIELALGLESSNIPFVWFVSRTSDEFEKWTSEGQYEERIKGRGLMVRGWAPQILVLSHQAIGGFITHCGWNSTLEAICAGIPMVTWPHFADQFLNERFIVNVLKIGLKIGVEVPITYRGKEKFEVMVKREAIKLAVEGLMNDEDEDEAQTRRNRAKEVAQMAKKAMEDEGSSHLNLTMMIAAITEELALKNKSIKDIV